One Mycolicibacterium fortuitum subsp. fortuitum genomic window carries:
- a CDS encoding AAA family ATPase, which yields MLQTIAIRGYRSLREVILPLAELTVVTGANGTGKSSIYRALRLLADCGRGQVIGSLAREGGLQSVLWAGPEQPSEHTQGTTRTRPVSLELGFSADDFGYLVDLGLPQMAGSGGEPSAFALDPEIKREVVFAGPVLRPASALVRRTREYAEVAAQSGRGFDELTRSLPSYRSVLAEYAHPEALPELSAVSERLRDWRFYDGFRVDAAAPARQPHVGTRTPVLADDGSDLAAAVQTIVETTFDDLARAVADAFDGATISVAVNDGLFDLQLRQRGMLRPLRAAELSDGTLRFLLWATALASPRPPSLMVLNEPETSLHPDLVRPLASLIRAAAGRSQVLVVTHSRALLDFLDTTPAADEQHGTAIEVALYKQWGETKVDGFGMLNTPSWHWGKR from the coding sequence ATGCTGCAGACCATCGCGATCCGGGGCTACCGCTCACTGCGGGAGGTGATCCTGCCGCTGGCCGAGCTCACCGTCGTCACCGGAGCCAACGGCACCGGAAAATCATCGATCTACCGAGCACTGCGGCTGTTGGCAGACTGCGGGCGCGGTCAGGTGATCGGTTCCCTGGCCCGCGAGGGCGGGCTGCAATCGGTACTGTGGGCGGGCCCGGAACAGCCGTCTGAGCACACCCAGGGAACCACACGTACGCGTCCGGTATCCCTCGAACTCGGCTTCTCCGCAGACGATTTCGGATATTTGGTAGATCTCGGCCTACCGCAGATGGCCGGGTCGGGCGGTGAGCCGTCGGCATTCGCACTCGATCCGGAGATCAAGCGCGAGGTGGTGTTCGCCGGGCCGGTGCTGCGCCCCGCCTCGGCGCTGGTACGCCGCACACGCGAGTACGCCGAGGTGGCCGCACAATCCGGCCGAGGTTTCGATGAGCTCACCCGTTCGCTGCCGTCCTACCGCAGCGTGCTTGCCGAGTACGCGCACCCGGAGGCACTTCCGGAACTGTCGGCGGTATCGGAGCGTCTGCGCGACTGGCGGTTCTACGACGGGTTCCGGGTCGACGCGGCCGCCCCCGCCCGCCAACCACACGTCGGCACCCGCACCCCGGTGCTCGCCGACGACGGCTCGGATCTGGCCGCCGCGGTCCAGACGATCGTCGAGACCACGTTCGACGATTTGGCACGCGCGGTGGCCGACGCGTTCGATGGAGCCACCATCTCGGTGGCGGTCAACGACGGGTTGTTCGATCTACAGTTGCGTCAGCGCGGCATGCTCCGTCCGCTGCGGGCGGCCGAATTGTCCGACGGCACGCTGCGTTTTCTGCTGTGGGCGACGGCACTGGCCAGTCCGAGACCGCCGTCGCTGATGGTGCTCAACGAGCCGGAGACGTCGTTGCATCCTGATCTGGTCCGGCCGCTGGCGTCGTTGATCCGCGCGGCTGCCGGGCGATCTCAGGTGCTGGTCGTCACGCATTCCCGCGCGCTGTTGGATTTCCTGGACACCACTCCGGCCGCCGATGAGCAGCACGGCACCGCGATCGAGGTGGCGCTCTACAAGCAGTGGGGCGAGACGAAGGTGGACGGCTTCGGGATGCTCAACACCCCGTCATGGCACTGGGGAAAGCGCTAG
- a CDS encoding DNA polymerase IV, producing MTAWVLHVDLDQFLASVELRRHPELHGLPVIVGGSGDPTEPRKVVTCASYEAREFGVHAGMPLRTAARKCPDATFLPSDPDAYDEASEQVMGLLRDLGHPLEVWGWDEAYLGAEVSDPVELAERIRTIVAAETGLSCSVGISDNKQRAKVATGLAKPTRTRGADQAPGVYMLTDANWMSVMGDRPTDALWGVGPKTTKKLAALGITTVADLAATDATVLTTAFGPSTGLWILLLAKGGGDSEVSSEPWIPRSRSHVVTFAQDLTERAEMDDAIRQLTRQTLDEVVEQGRIVTRVAVTVRTSTFYTRTKIRKLGSPSTDAGLITETALAVFDQFELDRPIRLLGVRLELSMDDVPSAEPVTTHQ from the coding sequence ATGACCGCCTGGGTACTGCATGTCGACCTGGATCAGTTCCTGGCCTCGGTCGAGTTGCGGCGCCACCCCGAACTTCATGGCCTGCCCGTGATCGTCGGCGGCAGCGGTGACCCCACAGAACCGCGCAAGGTGGTCACCTGCGCGTCGTACGAGGCGCGCGAGTTCGGAGTGCACGCCGGCATGCCCCTGCGGACCGCGGCACGCAAGTGCCCCGACGCCACCTTCCTGCCCTCGGATCCCGATGCCTATGACGAGGCCTCCGAACAGGTCATGGGCTTGCTGCGCGATCTGGGCCACCCGCTCGAAGTCTGGGGCTGGGACGAGGCGTATCTCGGTGCTGAGGTGAGTGATCCGGTCGAGTTGGCCGAACGCATCCGCACCATCGTCGCCGCCGAGACCGGGTTGTCCTGCTCAGTGGGCATCAGCGACAACAAGCAACGCGCCAAGGTGGCAACCGGACTGGCCAAGCCGACGCGCACGCGAGGAGCAGATCAGGCACCAGGTGTCTACATGCTCACCGACGCCAACTGGATGTCGGTGATGGGCGACCGCCCCACCGATGCGCTCTGGGGTGTCGGGCCCAAGACCACGAAGAAGCTCGCCGCACTGGGCATCACCACGGTGGCCGACCTGGCCGCCACTGATGCCACGGTACTCACTACCGCCTTCGGGCCCAGCACAGGCTTGTGGATTCTGTTGTTGGCCAAGGGCGGTGGTGATTCTGAGGTGAGTTCCGAACCCTGGATTCCGCGGTCGCGCAGTCACGTCGTCACGTTCGCGCAGGATCTGACCGAGCGCGCCGAGATGGATGACGCGATCCGGCAGCTGACCCGGCAGACCCTCGATGAGGTGGTCGAACAGGGCCGCATCGTCACCCGAGTCGCCGTCACGGTGCGCACCAGCACCTTCTACACCCGCACCAAGATCCGAAAGCTGGGTTCGCCGAGCACCGACGCCGGACTCATCACCGAGACCGCACTGGCGGTGTTCGACCAGTTCGAGCTGGACCGGCCGATCCGGCTGCTCGGGGTTCGACTGGAGCTCTCGATGGATGACGTTCCCTCGGCCGAGCCTGTCACCACCCACCAATAA
- a CDS encoding TetR/AcrR family transcriptional regulator, which translates to MAASDRPPRLMGIDPAPQERGPERVDAARNRTLILDAARRLIAERGPDAVSTDDIAIEAGVGKGTVFRRFGSRAGLMMVLLDEDETAEQNAFMFGPPPLGPGAPPLERLLAYGADRLRFVHCHQALLSDAIRDPALRYSGPFTLHRTHVRMLLETAGTTGDLDAQADALIALLDPDYLTHQLSLGRSLDELIAAWQDTARKLCGH; encoded by the coding sequence GTGGCAGCCTCCGACCGCCCGCCCCGGCTCATGGGCATCGACCCGGCGCCACAGGAACGCGGCCCGGAGCGTGTCGACGCCGCCCGAAACCGCACCTTGATCCTGGATGCCGCACGCCGGCTCATCGCCGAACGCGGTCCCGACGCAGTCAGCACCGACGATATCGCGATCGAGGCCGGCGTCGGGAAAGGAACGGTGTTCCGCAGATTCGGCAGCCGCGCCGGGCTGATGATGGTGCTGCTCGACGAGGACGAGACCGCCGAACAGAACGCCTTCATGTTCGGACCGCCCCCGCTGGGGCCCGGCGCACCGCCACTGGAGCGGCTGCTGGCCTACGGTGCGGACCGGCTGAGATTCGTGCACTGCCATCAGGCGCTGCTGTCCGACGCGATACGTGATCCCGCGCTGCGCTACAGCGGCCCCTTCACGCTGCACCGCACCCACGTCCGGATGCTGCTCGAAACGGCGGGCACCACAGGCGATCTCGATGCCCAGGCCGATGCCCTGATCGCGCTGCTGGATCCCGACTACCTGACACACCAGCTGTCGCTGGGCCGCAGTCTGGACGAGCTCATCGCCGCCTGGCAGGACACCGCCCGCAAGTTGTGCGGCCACTAG
- a CDS encoding NAD(P)H-dependent oxidoreductase, which produces MADKKVLVLVGSLRAASVNRQIAELAVEQAPDGVTLEIFDRLGELPFYNEDIDTADVAEPVVALRAAAAGADATLVVTPEYNGSIPGVLKNAIDWLSRPFGNSALKDKPLAVVGAALGQYGGVWAHDETRKSFGIAGPRVVEDLKLSVPSKSLDGKHPRENAEVAAAVRDIVGKLTVEVR; this is translated from the coding sequence ATGGCCGATAAGAAGGTGCTGGTGTTGGTAGGCAGCCTGCGGGCGGCGTCGGTGAACCGACAGATCGCCGAACTGGCAGTCGAACAGGCGCCCGACGGCGTGACGCTGGAGATCTTCGACCGACTGGGGGAGTTGCCCTTCTATAACGAGGACATCGACACCGCGGACGTGGCCGAGCCCGTGGTCGCCTTGCGTGCGGCCGCCGCCGGGGCTGACGCGACGCTCGTCGTCACTCCCGAATACAACGGGAGCATCCCCGGTGTCCTGAAGAACGCCATCGACTGGCTGTCGCGGCCCTTCGGCAACAGCGCACTCAAGGACAAGCCGCTGGCTGTGGTCGGAGCAGCGCTGGGGCAGTACGGCGGGGTGTGGGCGCACGATGAAACGCGTAAGTCCTTCGGCATCGCCGGCCCGCGTGTGGTCGAGGATCTGAAGCTGTCGGTGCCGTCCAAGTCGCTCGACGGCAAGCATCCTAGGGAGAACGCCGAGGTGGCCGCGGCCGTGCGCGACATTGTGGGCAAGCTCACAGTCGAGGTCCGCTGA
- a CDS encoding redoxin NrdH — translation MTVTVYTKPACVQCNATYKALEKQGIEFEKVDITLDSEARDYVMALGYLQAPVVVAGNEHWSGFRPDRIKALSSVAATA, via the coding sequence ATGACCGTCACCGTGTACACCAAGCCCGCATGCGTGCAGTGCAACGCCACCTACAAGGCGTTGGAGAAGCAGGGCATCGAGTTCGAGAAGGTCGACATCACCCTCGACAGCGAGGCCCGTGACTACGTCATGGCGCTCGGGTACCTGCAGGCCCCGGTCGTGGTGGCCGGCAACGAGCACTGGTCGGGCTTCCGCCCCGACCGCATCAAGGCGCTGAGCTCGGTCGCGGCGACCGCGTAA
- the nrdI gene encoding class Ib ribonucleoside-diphosphate reductase assembly flavoprotein NrdI yields the protein MSHLVYFSSVSENTHRFVQKLEWPEDQVTRIPLHGRIEVNEPYVLILPTYGGGRATPDINNGGYVPKQVIAFLNNEHNRSLIRGVIAAGNNNFGAEFAYAGNVVSRKCGVPYLYRFELMGTPDDVEAVRVGLKDFWKDQTCHQPSQLQSL from the coding sequence ATGAGTCACCTCGTCTACTTCTCCAGCGTCTCGGAGAACACCCACCGCTTCGTCCAGAAGCTGGAATGGCCCGAAGACCAGGTCACCCGGATCCCGCTGCACGGCCGCATCGAGGTGAACGAACCCTATGTTCTGATCCTTCCCACCTACGGCGGCGGCCGTGCCACTCCTGACATCAACAACGGGGGCTATGTCCCCAAGCAGGTCATCGCATTTCTCAACAATGAACACAACCGGTCGTTGATCCGCGGCGTCATCGCCGCGGGCAACAACAACTTCGGTGCGGAGTTCGCGTACGCGGGCAATGTGGTCTCGCGCAAATGCGGTGTGCCGTACCTGTATCGCTTCGAACTCATGGGAACCCCGGACGACGTCGAAGCAGTCCGCGTGGGGTTGAAAGACTTTTGGAAGGATCAGACGTGCCACCAACCGTCACAGCTGCAGAGCCTGTAA
- the nrdE gene encoding class 1b ribonucleoside-diphosphate reductase subunit alpha, whose protein sequence is MPPTVTAAEPVTAPGHALPGETDYHALNAMLNLYDADGKIQFDKDVRAAREYFLQHVNQNTVFFHSQDEKLDYLIEKEYYEREVLDQYSRNFVKSLLDRAYAKKFRFPTFLGAFKYYTSYTLKTFDGKRYLERFEDRVVMVALTLAAGDTVLAEKLVDEIIDGRFQPATPTFLNSGKKQRGEPVSCFLLRIEDNMESIGRSINSALQLSKRGGGVALLLTNIREHGAPIKNIENQSSGVIPIMKLLEDSFSYANQLGARQGAGAVYLHAHHPDIYRFLDTKRENADEKIRIKTLSLGVVIPDITFELAKKNEDMYLFSPYDVEKVYGVPFADISVTEKYYEMVDDARIRKTKIKAREFFQTLAELQFESGYPYIMYEDTVNRANPIAGKITHSNLCSEILQVSTASEFNDDLSYKKVGKDISCNLGSMNIAKTMDSPDFAQSIEVAIRALTAVSDQTHIWSVPSIEQGNNSSHAIGLGQMNLHGYLARERIHYGSEEGIDFTNIYFYTVLFHALRASNLIAIERGTKFGGFEDSKYASGEFFDKYTEQVWEPATDKVRQIFADAEIHIPTQDDWRALKASVQEHGIYNQNLQAVPPTGSISYINHSTSSIHPVASKIEIRKEGKIGRVYYPAPYLTNDNLEYYQDAYEIGYEKIIDTYAAATQHVDQGLSLTLFFKDTANTRDVNKAQIYAWRKGIKTLYYIRLRQMALQGTEVENCVSCML, encoded by the coding sequence GTGCCACCAACCGTCACAGCTGCAGAGCCTGTAACCGCTCCCGGGCACGCCCTGCCCGGAGAGACCGATTACCACGCGCTCAACGCGATGCTGAATCTGTACGACGCCGACGGCAAGATTCAGTTCGACAAGGATGTGCGCGCCGCGCGGGAATACTTCCTGCAGCACGTGAACCAGAACACGGTGTTCTTCCACAGCCAGGACGAGAAGCTCGATTACCTGATCGAGAAGGAGTACTACGAGCGCGAGGTGCTCGACCAGTACAGCCGCAACTTCGTCAAGAGCCTGCTGGATCGGGCCTACGCCAAGAAGTTCCGGTTCCCGACCTTCCTCGGCGCGTTCAAGTACTACACCTCCTACACGCTGAAGACCTTCGACGGGAAGCGTTATCTGGAGCGTTTCGAAGATCGTGTCGTGATGGTGGCGCTGACCCTGGCCGCCGGTGACACGGTGCTGGCCGAGAAGCTGGTCGATGAGATCATCGACGGCCGTTTCCAGCCGGCCACGCCGACCTTTCTCAACTCGGGCAAGAAGCAGCGCGGCGAGCCGGTGTCCTGCTTCCTGCTGCGCATCGAGGACAACATGGAGTCCATCGGGCGCTCCATCAACTCAGCTCTGCAGCTGTCCAAGCGTGGCGGCGGAGTTGCCTTGCTGCTGACCAACATTCGCGAGCACGGCGCCCCGATCAAGAACATCGAGAACCAGAGCTCGGGCGTCATCCCGATCATGAAGCTGCTGGAGGATTCGTTCTCCTACGCCAACCAGCTCGGCGCACGGCAGGGCGCCGGCGCGGTGTACCTGCACGCGCACCACCCCGACATCTACCGGTTCCTAGACACCAAGCGCGAGAATGCCGACGAGAAGATCCGGATCAAGACGCTCTCGCTCGGTGTCGTGATCCCGGACATCACCTTCGAGCTGGCCAAGAAGAACGAGGACATGTACCTGTTCTCACCGTATGACGTCGAGAAGGTCTACGGTGTCCCGTTCGCCGACATCTCGGTGACCGAAAAGTACTACGAGATGGTCGACGACGCCCGGATCCGCAAGACGAAGATCAAGGCGCGTGAGTTCTTCCAGACGCTCGCCGAGCTGCAGTTCGAGTCGGGCTACCCGTACATCATGTACGAGGACACGGTGAATCGGGCCAACCCGATCGCAGGCAAGATCACCCACTCCAATCTGTGCTCGGAGATCCTGCAGGTCTCGACGGCCTCGGAGTTCAACGACGATCTGTCCTACAAGAAGGTCGGCAAGGACATCTCGTGCAACCTGGGGTCGATGAACATCGCGAAGACGATGGACTCACCCGACTTCGCGCAGTCCATCGAGGTGGCCATCCGGGCACTGACCGCGGTGAGCGATCAGACCCACATCTGGTCGGTGCCGTCCATCGAGCAGGGCAACAACAGCTCGCATGCCATCGGCCTGGGGCAGATGAACCTGCACGGGTACCTGGCCCGCGAACGGATCCACTACGGCTCCGAAGAGGGCATCGACTTCACCAACATCTACTTCTACACCGTGCTGTTCCACGCGCTGCGCGCGTCGAATCTCATTGCGATAGAACGTGGTACGAAGTTCGGCGGGTTCGAGGATTCGAAGTACGCGTCGGGGGAGTTCTTCGACAAGTACACCGAGCAGGTGTGGGAGCCGGCCACCGACAAGGTGCGGCAGATCTTCGCCGACGCCGAGATCCACATCCCGACCCAGGATGACTGGCGTGCACTGAAGGCTTCAGTGCAGGAGCACGGCATCTACAACCAGAACCTGCAGGCGGTCCCGCCGACCGGGTCGATCTCCTACATCAACCACTCGACGTCGTCGATCCACCCGGTGGCCTCAAAGATCGAGATCCGCAAGGAAGGCAAGATCGGTCGCGTCTACTATCCGGCGCCGTATCTGACCAACGACAACCTGGAGTACTACCAGGACGCGTACGAGATCGGCTACGAGAAGATCATCGACACGTACGCCGCGGCGACGCAGCACGTGGATCAGGGTCTCTCGCTGACGTTGTTCTTCAAGGACACCGCCAACACTCGCGACGTCAACAAGGCGCAGATCTACGCTTGGCGCAAGGGGATCAAGACGCTGTACTACATCAGGCTCCGCCAGATGGCGCTGCAAGGCACGGAGGTTGAAAATTGCGTCAGCTGCATGTTGTGA
- a CDS encoding NUMOD3 domain-containing DNA-binding protein has translation MTGEPLTGGLIYGIRLRSEVVYRYVGLTTKTAQVRLRQHFKVAAAGRKTPFYDWLRKQDRDNVIAVPLDWADGLDELGEAEMAWIVLLRQEGHSLLNLADGGLGPTGVEWTAEMREAARIRSTGRKIPSRFGAENPFYQREHSAEQRAKWSAARKGTNVGANNPNYGKFGADHPSFGHVMSEEAKAKLSEMRKGSGNPNFGRTASDETRAKMSAVRKGRPMPSSRRSAHTRYHTNKGVYKDTCQHCRDDQSTPPRPLD, from the coding sequence TTGACCGGCGAACCTCTGACCGGTGGCTTGATTTACGGAATCAGGCTCCGGTCGGAGGTTGTGTATCGCTATGTAGGTCTCACTACGAAAACTGCCCAAGTTCGGCTTCGGCAACACTTCAAAGTCGCCGCCGCTGGGCGGAAGACGCCGTTTTACGACTGGTTACGCAAGCAGGATCGCGACAACGTCATCGCGGTCCCCCTGGACTGGGCGGACGGACTCGACGAACTCGGTGAGGCTGAAATGGCCTGGATAGTCCTTCTCCGACAGGAGGGGCATTCATTGTTGAACCTCGCGGACGGCGGACTTGGACCGACGGGTGTGGAATGGACAGCCGAGATGCGGGAGGCTGCGAGGATCCGATCGACCGGCCGCAAGATTCCCAGCCGATTTGGTGCGGAGAATCCGTTCTATCAGCGAGAGCACTCCGCCGAGCAGCGGGCGAAGTGGTCGGCGGCGCGTAAGGGCACCAACGTCGGCGCCAACAATCCGAACTACGGGAAGTTCGGTGCCGATCACCCAAGTTTCGGCCACGTGATGTCAGAAGAGGCCAAGGCCAAGCTTTCGGAAATGCGGAAGGGCTCCGGTAATCCGAATTTTGGGCGCACGGCGAGCGATGAAACGCGCGCCAAGATGTCAGCGGTTCGGAAAGGCCGCCCCATGCCGTCGAGTCGCCGCAGTGCTCACACGCGATACCACACAAACAAGGGCGTGTACAAAGACACGTGTCAGCACTGCCGCGATGATCAGTCGACTCCGCCGCGGCCATTAGATTAA